The following proteins are encoded in a genomic region of Chloracidobacterium sp.:
- a CDS encoding ATP synthase subunit I translates to MGETSEPLTTGMGSVREMSHKRILLLMTGISAAVMIAGFAAAGPKFGAGVIIGAILAFVNYFWQRNTTRAIIELAVSGGEKPVVPAARYIIRYLLLGAVLWFLYATSAVSVAAVILGLATFAFAIVLEGLIGIFSRPERHES, encoded by the coding sequence ATGGGCGAGACGAGCGAACCTTTGACAACCGGAATGGGCAGCGTCCGTGAGATGTCTCACAAAAGGATATTGCTGCTTATGACAGGTATTTCCGCAGCCGTAATGATCGCCGGATTTGCGGCCGCGGGGCCGAAGTTCGGCGCCGGCGTGATCATCGGGGCGATACTTGCCTTTGTGAACTACTTCTGGCAGCGGAATACCACGCGGGCGATCATCGAACTGGCGGTAAGCGGCGGCGAGAAGCCTGTCGTACCTGCAGCCCGTTATATTATCCGCTACCTGCTGCTTGGTGCGGTGCTTTGGTTCCTTTACGCCACTTCGGCAGTTTCGGTAGCGGCGGTCATATTGGGGTTGGCGACGTTCGCTTTTGCGATAGTTTTAGAAGGTTTGATCGGAATATTTTCAAGGCCTGAAAGGCACGAGTCTTAA
- the atpB gene encoding F0F1 ATP synthase subunit A has protein sequence MLLFSEGGEHQPLIVEFLNTYFGKPVHDFQVAYTEPLWNKYLFSHFDTTAAKAFGPYTVENAIPWYTVMFVIACLLTVAIVWLLKGKLSQDDPGKGQLTLEATILAIRDLIGSVIGDHGARHFPVVATFAILILVANLMGQFPLFMSPTASVNVTYALGVSSFVYYNYIGISENGLFGHLKHFAGPRLPLLMVPVTILIFMIEIISNSIRPFTLGVRLFANMFSDEQVFVQITNLAPPFTHFVVPLALTVLGVFVAFVQAFVFTLLSMIYIGEVSHGPHDEHGHAEPIGDSAASHA, from the coding sequence ATGCTTCTTTTTTCAGAAGGCGGTGAGCATCAGCCGCTCATCGTCGAATTTCTAAATACCTATTTTGGCAAGCCGGTACACGATTTTCAGGTAGCGTACACGGAGCCGCTCTGGAACAAATACCTTTTCTCGCATTTTGATACGACGGCGGCAAAGGCATTCGGCCCGTACACGGTCGAGAATGCGATCCCTTGGTACACGGTAATGTTCGTGATCGCGTGCCTGCTCACGGTTGCCATCGTTTGGCTGCTCAAGGGCAAGCTGAGCCAGGACGACCCTGGAAAAGGACAGTTGACGCTTGAGGCGACCATTCTGGCGATACGCGACCTGATAGGTTCGGTCATCGGCGATCATGGCGCACGTCATTTTCCGGTTGTTGCGACATTTGCGATCTTGATCCTCGTTGCTAACCTGATGGGCCAGTTCCCGCTCTTTATGTCGCCTACGGCGTCCGTGAACGTTACTTACGCGCTGGGCGTCTCATCATTCGTTTACTACAACTACATAGGCATTTCGGAGAACGGCCTTTTCGGCCATCTTAAGCACTTTGCGGGTCCGCGTTTGCCGCTGTTGATGGTTCCGGTAACGATACTCATCTTTATGATCGAGATCATTTCGAACTCGATCCGCCCGTTCACGCTCGGCGTTCGGCTGTTCGCGAATATGTTCTCGGATGAGCAAGTTTTCGTACAGATCACCAATCTCGCGCCGCCGTTCACGCACTTCGTAGTGCCGCTTGCATTGACGGTGCTTGGCGTTTTCGTGGCATTTGTACAGGCGTTCGTATTTACGCTTCTTTCAATGATCTACATCGGCGAGGTCTCGCACGGCCCGCACGATGAGCATGGCCATGCGGAGCCGATCGGAGATTCGGCCGCATCTCATGCGTAA